From Pseudomonas sp. G2-4:
TGACATTTCCGTCCGGGTGCTGTCGGTCAGCGGCAGCACGGTACGTTTTGGCGTGGAGGCGCCTCGGCATATCGATGTTCATCGCTTTGAAATCTACGAAAAGATCCAGAAAAAAAAGGCCAACGCCGCTCGCAAGGCGTGTTCAGTCGAATAGATGCTTGGGCACATCGTGCTTGAGCATCAGTTGACACTGCTCGCTGTCGGGGTCGAAGACGATCAACGCCTGGCCTTTGGTCAAGGCCTGCCTGACCCGCAATACCCGCGTTTCCAAGGGCGTGTCGTCGCCATTGTCGGTGCCATCGCGGGTCACGAAATCCTCGATCAGGCGGGTGAGCGTGTCGACTTCGAGTTGGTCGTGGGGGATCAGCATGGTGTACCTCGGCTAGACAATAACGCGATGCTACGGCCAA
This genomic window contains:
- a CDS encoding YheU family protein — encoded protein: MLIPHDQLEVDTLTRLIEDFVTRDGTDNGDDTPLETRVLRVRQALTKGQALIVFDPDSEQCQLMLKHDVPKHLFD
- the csrA gene encoding carbon storage regulator CsrA, with amino-acid sequence MLVLSRAVGELISIGDDISVRVLSVSGSTVRFGVEAPRHIDVHRFEIYEKIQKKKANAARKACSVE